The following proteins are co-located in the Robbsia betulipollinis genome:
- a CDS encoding hybrid sensor histidine kinase/response regulator: protein MPAIGTQRIVKVRRDYNAWVADETLEDYALRFTPRLFRKWSEFRVANTALGAISFLALEAIGGSLALNFGFLNSVLAIGAVSLLIFLTGLPISYHAANSGVDMDLLTRGAGFGYLGSTVTSLIYAGFTFIFFALEAAIMALALQMYCHMPLALGYLLCSLAIVPLVTFGITLINRLQSWTQPLWVVLLVAPYLAIAIREPRLFAEWTTFAGTGASGREFSLVAFGAACTVVFALVVQIGEQVDFLRFLPPRTPRNRVRWWCAMLLAGPGWIVPGALKMLGGAFLTFLALQHEIDTTHAVEPTQMYLVAFRYVFASPQMALGATTLFVLVSQLKINVTNAYAGSLAWSNFFARLTHSHPGRVVWLVFNVLIALLLVELGVFGALTKVLTLYSNVAIAWIGALVGDLVISKPLGYSPREIEFKRAHLFDVNPVGVGAMAIATACAALSRAGCLGAVCEALTPFVALFVAFVCAPAIAIATHGRFYVARDSASLPGGATLRCVICENRFEREDMAHCPAYAGAICSLCCSLDSRCGDVCKPHARLGAQVAAVLARTFPWLTLTPRIRRIGLYVASLSVALTVLGGALYLVYYQSATTLSLTDPFAFAVLARGYVKVFFALALVSCIGVWWLVLARETRTVSLEETRRQTTLLLQEIAAHGVTDARLQQASAAADAANRAKSRYVTGLSHELRTPLNSILGYAQLLLRTGGADGGQGGDIGQRDAIATIYRSGEHLLALVDGLLDIARIEAGKLQLDVAEVALPEMVTQLSAMMRPHATEKGLAFSVLTQGCLPRIVRADDKRVRQILINLLSNAVRFTAHGTVTLRIRYAWGLARFEIEDTGAGIPDEQLQNIFLPFERGASAGRNDNGTGLGLTICTLLTEMMGGTLDVKSEVGRGTCFVLQLFLPEVHDPHRRAAHPHDVLGYHGPRKTVLVVDDLTEQRQLIARMLTPLGFSVMEAAGGPQALQLLALQAVDLIIVDVSMPVMDGFEASRLIRQNRLSAAPILVLSANAFDGDRSRGAAAGCDDYLAKPVRVPLLLEKIASLLRLEWRTDARDPVPASALSSATGGNVPDGPARARVAGDAAMPETSRTSAPAPPAPLPEALLADLRRHLDLGYMQGFIACLDAARRATPELGPTLAPLREAAGRFRLADLEALLLPPAQARHDAA from the coding sequence ATGCCCGCCATCGGTACCCAGCGCATCGTCAAGGTCCGGCGCGACTACAACGCGTGGGTCGCCGACGAGACGCTCGAGGACTACGCCCTGCGTTTCACGCCACGGCTGTTTCGCAAATGGAGCGAGTTCCGCGTCGCGAACACCGCGCTGGGCGCGATTTCCTTTCTGGCGCTGGAGGCCATCGGCGGCTCGCTGGCGTTGAATTTCGGTTTTCTGAACAGCGTGCTGGCGATCGGCGCGGTGTCGCTGCTGATCTTCCTCACCGGCTTGCCGATCAGCTATCACGCGGCGAATTCCGGCGTCGACATGGATCTGCTCACGCGCGGCGCCGGCTTCGGCTACCTCGGCTCGACGGTGACGTCGCTGATCTATGCCGGCTTTACCTTCATCTTCTTCGCGCTCGAAGCGGCCATCATGGCGCTGGCATTGCAGATGTACTGTCACATGCCGCTGGCGCTCGGCTATCTGCTGTGCTCGCTGGCGATCGTGCCGCTCGTGACCTTCGGCATCACCCTGATCAACCGTCTGCAAAGCTGGACCCAGCCGTTGTGGGTCGTGCTGCTGGTCGCCCCCTACCTGGCCATCGCGATCCGCGAACCGCGCCTGTTCGCCGAATGGACCACGTTCGCCGGCACCGGCGCGAGCGGCCGGGAGTTCAGCCTGGTGGCATTCGGCGCCGCGTGCACGGTGGTTTTCGCCCTGGTCGTGCAGATCGGCGAACAGGTGGACTTCCTGCGCTTTCTGCCGCCGCGTACGCCCCGCAACCGCGTACGCTGGTGGTGCGCGATGTTGCTGGCCGGCCCCGGATGGATCGTGCCCGGCGCGCTGAAAATGCTGGGCGGCGCCTTTCTGACGTTCCTCGCGCTGCAGCACGAGATCGACACGACGCATGCCGTCGAGCCCACGCAGATGTACCTGGTGGCCTTCCGTTACGTGTTCGCCTCGCCGCAGATGGCGCTGGGCGCGACGACGCTGTTCGTGCTGGTGTCGCAATTGAAGATCAACGTGACGAATGCGTATGCCGGGTCGCTCGCCTGGTCGAATTTTTTCGCGCGGCTCACGCACAGTCATCCCGGGCGCGTCGTCTGGCTGGTCTTCAATGTGCTCATCGCGCTGCTGCTGGTGGAACTGGGCGTGTTCGGCGCGCTGACCAAGGTGCTGACGCTGTATTCGAACGTCGCGATCGCCTGGATCGGCGCGCTGGTGGGCGATCTGGTGATCAGCAAGCCGCTGGGATACAGCCCGCGCGAAATCGAATTCAAGCGCGCGCACCTGTTCGATGTCAATCCGGTGGGCGTGGGCGCGATGGCCATCGCCACGGCCTGCGCCGCCTTGTCGCGCGCGGGTTGTCTGGGCGCCGTCTGCGAGGCCCTGACGCCGTTCGTCGCGCTGTTCGTGGCGTTCGTCTGCGCGCCGGCGATCGCCATCGCCACGCACGGCCGTTTCTACGTCGCGCGCGACAGTGCGTCCCTGCCGGGCGGCGCGACGCTGCGCTGCGTGATCTGCGAGAACCGCTTCGAGCGGGAGGACATGGCGCACTGCCCGGCGTATGCCGGCGCGATCTGCTCGCTGTGCTGTTCGCTCGACTCGCGTTGCGGCGACGTCTGCAAGCCGCACGCGCGGCTCGGCGCGCAGGTGGCCGCGGTGCTGGCGCGCACCTTCCCGTGGCTGACGCTCACGCCGCGGATCCGGCGCATCGGACTGTACGTCGCATCGCTGTCGGTGGCGCTGACGGTGCTCGGCGGCGCGCTCTACCTGGTGTACTACCAGAGCGCGACGACCTTGTCGCTGACCGATCCGTTCGCCTTCGCGGTGCTCGCGCGCGGGTATGTGAAAGTGTTCTTCGCGCTGGCGCTGGTGTCGTGCATCGGCGTCTGGTGGCTGGTGCTGGCCCGCGAAACCCGTACGGTGAGCCTCGAAGAGACGCGCCGGCAGACCACGCTGCTGCTGCAGGAAATCGCCGCGCATGGCGTCACCGATGCGCGCCTGCAGCAGGCCAGCGCGGCGGCGGATGCCGCGAACCGCGCGAAAAGCCGCTACGTCACCGGGCTGAGCCACGAACTGCGCACGCCGCTGAACAGCATTCTCGGCTACGCGCAGCTATTGCTGCGCACCGGTGGCGCCGATGGCGGGCAGGGCGGCGATATCGGGCAGCGCGACGCGATCGCCACCATCTACCGCAGCGGCGAACACCTGCTGGCGCTGGTCGACGGTCTGCTCGACATCGCGCGCATCGAGGCGGGCAAGCTGCAGCTCGACGTCGCGGAGGTGGCGCTGCCCGAGATGGTGACGCAACTGAGCGCGATGATGCGTCCGCATGCCACGGAAAAGGGCCTCGCGTTCAGCGTGCTCACGCAGGGCTGTCTGCCCCGGATAGTGCGGGCCGACGACAAGCGCGTGCGGCAGATCCTGATCAACCTGCTCAGCAACGCGGTGCGCTTCACCGCGCACGGCACCGTCACCCTGCGCATCCGTTATGCATGGGGGCTGGCGCGCTTCGAGATCGAGGATACCGGCGCGGGCATCCCGGACGAACAACTGCAAAACATCTTCCTGCCTTTCGAGCGCGGCGCGTCGGCGGGGCGCAACGACAACGGCACGGGCCTGGGTCTCACGATCTGCACCCTGCTCACCGAGATGATGGGCGGCACGCTCGACGTGAAAAGCGAGGTGGGCCGGGGCACCTGTTTCGTGCTGCAACTCTTCCTGCCCGAGGTGCACGATCCGCACCGGCGCGCCGCGCACCCGCACGACGTGCTGGGCTATCACGGGCCGCGCAAGACGGTGCTGGTCGTCGACGACCTGACCGAGCAGCGGCAACTGATCGCGCGGATGCTGACGCCGCTCGGTTTTTCCGTCATGGAGGCCGCGGGCGGCCCGCAGGCGCTGCAACTGCTGGCGCTGCAGGCGGTGGACCTGATCATCGTGGATGTGTCGATGCCGGTGATGGACGGGTTCGAGGCCAGCCGTCTGATCCGACAGAACCGGCTGAGCGCCGCGCCCATCCTGGTGCTGTCGGCCAATGCCTTCGACGGCGACCGCAGCCGCGGCGCGGCGGCGGGGTGCGACGACTACCTCGCGAAGCCGGTGCGCGTGCCGCTGCTGCTCGAGAAAATCGCGTCGCTGTTGCGGCTCGAATGGCGCACCGACGCGCGTGATCCGGTCCCCGCCTCGGCCCTGTCGAGCGCGACGGGCGGCAACGTGCCGGACGGTCCGGCCCGCGCTCGCGTGGCGGGCGACGCCGCCATGCCGGAAACGAGCCGGACATCCGCTCCCGCCCCCCCGGCGCCGCTGCCCGAGGCGCTTCTCGCGGACCTGCGCCGGCACCTCGATCTCGGCTATATGCAGGGTTTCATCGCCTGTCTCGACGCGGCGCGGCGCGCCACGCCCGAACTCGGCCCGACGCTCGCGCCGCTGCGGGAAGCCGCCGGCCGCTTCAGGCTGGCGGATCTCGAAGCGCTGCTGCTTCCTCCCGCGCAGGCCCGCCATGATGCCGCCTGA
- the urtA gene encoding urea ABC transporter substrate-binding protein encodes MGLAASPALSVLGAPRFAFGQTPPTSQVNTTKLAVTDKTVTVGQLHSSTGTMAISETGSIQAERLAIAEINAAGGVLGRQIQIIQEDGASDWPTFAEKAKKLLESDHVAAVFGCWTSASRKAVLPVFERDNGLLYYPTFYEGLEQSKNVFYTGQEATQQILWGLNWASETKKSKTYFLVGSDYIWPRTSNKIARKHIEAHLHEKVVGEEYYPLGQTNFNSLINKIKIARPDCIFASVVGGSNVAFYKQLKASGITPEKQFLLTISVTEDEVLGIGGENFAGFYSSMKYFESLDNENNRKFVAAFKAKYGPKSVIGDVTQAAYLGPWLWKAACEKAGSFDVDKVVAASPGIELKTAPEGYVKIHPNHHLWSRTRIGQAQADGQFKVVAESPQLIEPNPFPKGYQ; translated from the coding sequence ATGGGCCTGGCCGCCAGCCCGGCGCTGTCGGTGCTGGGCGCGCCGCGTTTCGCCTTCGGCCAGACGCCGCCGACGTCGCAGGTCAACACGACGAAACTGGCGGTCACCGACAAGACCGTCACCGTGGGTCAGCTGCATTCGTCCACCGGCACCATGGCGATTTCCGAGACCGGCTCGATCCAGGCCGAGCGGCTGGCGATCGCCGAGATCAACGCCGCCGGCGGCGTGCTCGGGCGCCAGATCCAGATCATCCAGGAAGACGGGGCCTCGGACTGGCCGACCTTCGCCGAGAAAGCCAAGAAACTCCTGGAAAGCGACCACGTCGCGGCGGTGTTCGGCTGCTGGACGTCCGCCTCGCGCAAGGCCGTGCTGCCGGTTTTCGAGCGCGACAACGGCCTGCTCTATTACCCGACCTTCTACGAAGGGCTGGAACAGTCGAAGAATGTCTTCTACACCGGTCAGGAGGCCACCCAGCAGATCCTGTGGGGCCTGAACTGGGCGTCGGAAACGAAGAAGTCCAAGACCTATTTCCTGGTCGGCTCCGACTATATCTGGCCGCGCACGTCGAACAAGATCGCCCGCAAGCATATCGAGGCGCATCTGCACGAGAAGGTGGTCGGCGAGGAATACTACCCGCTCGGTCAGACCAACTTCAATTCGCTGATCAACAAGATCAAGATCGCCAGGCCGGACTGCATCTTCGCGAGCGTCGTCGGCGGCTCGAACGTCGCGTTCTACAAGCAGTTGAAAGCGTCCGGCATCACGCCGGAGAAGCAGTTCCTGCTGACCATCTCGGTGACCGAGGACGAGGTGCTGGGCATCGGCGGCGAGAATTTCGCCGGGTTCTACTCGTCGATGAAATATTTCGAGTCGCTCGACAACGAGAACAACAGGAAATTCGTCGCCGCCTTCAAGGCCAAGTACGGGCCGAAATCGGTGATCGGCGACGTGACCCAGGCGGCCTACCTCGGCCCCTGGCTGTGGAAGGCCGCCTGCGAGAAGGCCGGCAGCTTCGATGTCGACAAGGTCGTCGCCGCCTCCCCGGGCATCGAACTGAAGACCGCGCCGGAAGGCTACGTGAAGATCCACCCGAACCACCACTTGTGGAGCCGCACCCGGATCGGCCAGGCCCAGGCGGACGGCCAGTTCAAGGTGGTCGCCGAATCGCCGCAACTGATCGAGCCGAACCCCTTCCCCAAGGGCTATCAGTGA
- the urtB gene encoding urea ABC transporter permease subunit UrtB, producing the protein MSASDILNITMMQGFAGLSLFSVLLLMGLGLAIIFGQMGVINMAHGEFMTIGSYTVYVLSKFAESLGPHAVAAYLPLAIVAAFAVAFAFGWVVEWVLIRHLYKRQLDTLLATWGLSLAMQQMFRSSFGPKEVSPTLPDWLMGAWSVKSGLDIPINGLFVMCLAILLTVGVLLALLRSRWGLRVRATVNNRTMANAAGIDTNRTDRLTFAIGCGMAGVAGAAFTTIGSTGPTSGSLYIVDAFLVVTFGGAANLLGTVVSAFGIAQTQSVAEFFLTGSSARVLTLLAVVVILMLRPQGLFPSKVRRS; encoded by the coding sequence ATGAGCGCGAGCGATATCCTGAATATCACGATGATGCAGGGCTTCGCCGGCCTGAGCCTGTTCAGCGTCCTGCTGCTGATGGGGCTGGGACTGGCGATCATCTTCGGGCAGATGGGCGTCATCAACATGGCGCACGGCGAATTCATGACGATCGGCAGCTACACCGTCTACGTGCTGTCGAAGTTCGCCGAAAGCCTCGGGCCGCACGCGGTCGCGGCCTACCTGCCGCTGGCGATCGTCGCCGCGTTCGCCGTCGCGTTCGCGTTCGGCTGGGTGGTCGAGTGGGTGCTGATCCGGCATCTCTACAAGCGCCAGCTCGATACCCTGCTCGCCACCTGGGGCCTGAGCCTGGCGATGCAGCAGATGTTCCGCTCGTCCTTCGGCCCGAAGGAAGTCAGTCCGACGCTGCCGGACTGGCTGATGGGCGCCTGGAGCGTGAAGTCGGGTCTCGATATTCCGATCAACGGGCTGTTCGTGATGTGCCTGGCGATCCTGCTCACCGTCGGGGTGTTGCTGGCGCTGCTGCGCTCGCGCTGGGGACTGCGCGTACGCGCCACCGTCAACAACCGCACGATGGCGAACGCCGCCGGCATCGACACGAATCGCACCGACCGGCTCACCTTCGCCATTGGCTGCGGCATGGCGGGCGTCGCGGGCGCGGCTTTCACGACGATCGGCTCGACCGGTCCGACCAGCGGTTCGCTCTACATCGTCGACGCCTTCCTCGTGGTGACGTTCGGCGGCGCGGCCAATCTGCTGGGCACCGTCGTCTCGGCCTTCGGCATCGCGCAGACCCAGTCGGTCGCCGAATTCTTTCTCACCGGTTCCTCGGCGCGCGTGCTGACGCTGCTCGCCGTGGTGGTGATCCTCATGCTGCGGCCGCAGGGCCTGTTCCCGTCGAAGGTGCGGCGTAGCTGA
- the urtC gene encoding urea ABC transporter permease subunit UrtC, whose protein sequence is MDRVIDSPQQAPTARPFRFRGWRGYTSLFLLAIVLLVLLPLLLDIFRLNQLGMYLCYAFVAVGLVMAWGYAGVLSLGQGVFFGLGGYCMAMFLKLEASDPVSTRIQSTPGIPDFMDWNQITALPWFWQPFRHLPFALAAVLIVPTALAFVIGFAMFKRRVGGVYFAIITQAITLILSVLIVGQQGFTGGINGITNLKTMLGWDIQSNSAKVILYFVSAILLLGAIFACRLIQTSKLGTLLLAMRDKEDRVRFSGYDVAMFKVFTYCLAALLAAIGGALFTLQVGFMSPSLIGIVPSVEMVIYAAVGGRMSLVGAVYGTLLVSFGRSFLSESFPNLWPLLMAALFIGVVMGFPNGLAGLYESHATPRLSRWLRARGEREATLPVDRSPQ, encoded by the coding sequence ATGGATCGCGTCATCGATTCGCCCCAGCAAGCGCCCACCGCGCGGCCATTCCGGTTTCGCGGCTGGCGCGGCTACACCAGCCTGTTCCTGCTGGCCATCGTCCTGCTGGTCCTGCTGCCGCTGCTGCTCGACATTTTCCGGCTGAATCAATTGGGCATGTATTTATGCTATGCCTTCGTCGCCGTCGGGCTGGTCATGGCCTGGGGCTACGCCGGGGTGCTCAGCCTCGGACAGGGCGTGTTCTTCGGCCTCGGCGGCTATTGCATGGCGATGTTCCTCAAGCTCGAGGCATCGGACCCCGTCAGTACCCGCATCCAGTCCACGCCCGGCATCCCGGATTTCATGGACTGGAACCAGATCACCGCGCTGCCCTGGTTCTGGCAACCGTTCCGGCATCTGCCCTTTGCCCTCGCCGCGGTGCTGATCGTGCCTACCGCGCTCGCTTTCGTGATCGGCTTCGCGATGTTCAAACGGCGCGTCGGCGGCGTGTATTTCGCGATCATCACGCAGGCCATCACGTTGATCCTGTCGGTGCTGATCGTCGGTCAGCAGGGTTTCACCGGCGGCATCAACGGCATCACCAACCTGAAAACGATGCTCGGCTGGGACATCCAGAGCAATTCCGCGAAGGTGATTCTGTATTTCGTCTCCGCGATCCTGCTGCTCGGCGCGATCTTCGCCTGCCGTCTGATCCAGACCAGCAAGCTCGGCACGCTGTTGCTGGCGATGCGCGACAAGGAAGACCGGGTGCGCTTCTCCGGCTACGACGTCGCCATGTTCAAGGTCTTCACCTACTGCCTGGCCGCCCTGCTCGCGGCCATCGGCGGTGCGCTCTTCACGCTGCAGGTGGGTTTCATGTCGCCCTCCCTGATCGGCATCGTGCCGTCGGTGGAGATGGTGATCTACGCGGCGGTGGGCGGCCGGATGTCGCTGGTGGGCGCCGTGTACGGCACCCTGCTCGTCAGCTTTGGCCGCTCCTTTCTTTCGGAGAGTTTCCCGAACCTGTGGCCGCTGTTGATGGCGGCCCTCTTCATCGGCGTCGTGATGGGTTTTCCGAACGGCCTCGCGGGTCTGTATGAAAGCCATGCCACGCCGCGCCTGTCGCGCTGGTTGCGCGCGCGGGGCGAGCGCGAAGCGACCCTACCCGTGGACAGGAGCCCGCAATGA
- the urtD gene encoding urea ABC transporter ATP-binding protein UrtD, with the protein MSNTDFLLAIEDLSVSFDGFKAIDTLNLYLDRGELRVVIGPNGAGKTTLLDLICGRTAPTHGSIKFKNQEMTVLPEFKIVRAGIGRKFQTPSIYENLSVFKNLEVSFPRGRGVFGALAFRCTPDVRERIEQVAEEIGLAALLMSEAGLLSHGQKQWLEIGMLLMQDPELLMLDEPIAGMSVREREITAELLTKICRDRSMIVIEHDMEFVQRIAHKVTVLHQGKILAEGQMDAVQNDPRVIDVYLGH; encoded by the coding sequence ATGAGCAATACCGACTTTCTGCTGGCCATCGAGGATCTGAGCGTATCGTTCGACGGCTTCAAGGCGATCGACACGCTGAACCTCTACCTGGACCGCGGCGAACTGCGGGTCGTGATCGGCCCGAACGGCGCCGGCAAGACGACCCTGCTCGACCTGATATGCGGGCGCACCGCGCCGACGCACGGTTCGATCAAGTTCAAGAACCAGGAGATGACCGTGCTGCCCGAATTCAAGATCGTGCGCGCCGGCATCGGCCGCAAGTTCCAGACGCCGTCGATCTACGAAAACCTGAGCGTCTTCAAGAACCTCGAGGTCTCGTTTCCGCGCGGACGCGGCGTGTTCGGCGCGCTGGCGTTTCGCTGTACGCCCGACGTGCGCGAACGCATCGAGCAGGTCGCGGAGGAAATCGGCCTGGCCGCGCTGTTGATGAGCGAGGCCGGCCTGCTCTCGCACGGACAGAAGCAGTGGCTCGAAATCGGCATGCTGCTGATGCAGGACCCGGAGCTGCTGATGCTCGACGAACCCATCGCCGGCATGAGCGTGCGCGAGCGGGAAATCACCGCCGAGCTGCTCACGAAGATCTGCCGGGACCGCTCGATGATCGTCATCGAGCACGACATGGAGTTCGTGCAGCGCATCGCCCACAAGGTCACCGTGCTGCACCAGGGCAAGATCCTCGCCGAAGGCCAGATGGACGCGGTGCAGAACGATCCGCGCGTCATCGACGTCTACCTCGGCCACTAA